A genomic stretch from Triplophysa dalaica isolate WHDGS20190420 chromosome 4, ASM1584641v1, whole genome shotgun sequence includes:
- the wu:fi75a02 gene encoding uncharacterized protein wu:fi75a02 isoform X1, translating into MMLSNPPAEQKGTEQVPASAAGPCQRSAQSSLYHEQLIMGCRDEIESGERELSTNFEKDGKYRDPKTWTSGTFNFDPPVGPSGEQLLEKLLVSHQTEMKLLLTDTFGSLTQRLEAVEKKVDQLCSQSSAHTRSLAQLHSKVGQLGRDLSFGVSPACGLGEDSKVPKNNKGIISNISSSRLHSFLNTLSPEAKENPVCSWLISTPSQTTQSPVCKPEETSCQKLPWDCSGSPFEMLKPCSSGQIENCSQGVYSPVSDFDDLEMELVAEKDRDALSLLVNSVISSPEQNDNQEVHSSDNVENEKSCQEDIKNSQCLHVLKHPQVPPFSTQFLRSSARNGLKSDTNIDPLYSFSKVMKSNTSEKASKVNGETSQSLKKISFSLTSKMLGTQPYPSTEGSGEKDRMPLNNEKPFSTRDFTTSLSKSTTVPERFTTSRDERESAESTKVYSTRQQFSEGKGIDQFSCPLKHPFQGSSVLPYCEQALSNQLVKSEDDPTTPKHCNFHLSGPRNGSSITFNVEHKSNHDTDKLLNHLSDTAHRLVSSSSSRNDLALQSKWTGYSRNGAKVKHYSGKNHHLPGFYSYKVGETLSLDKETPNPCHIVPVSPRLTGTLPCSSHALPLLDKESVCCPSLSQLFRPTNQSTSALSKGSFSGAGVSTFLALSSPTSFRLWFRHRRLNFPLMQLSCPGVHTVVSRILGRCKCQPFPPLVDHTAPPGLDNDHHYAQRSGQEATSSRKRASARKVISFSSKCHLSTSHLTPERSVDDSSRLNTGTKLEGFPAEPPTSFAIVSANVKYPGLHSQGTSSQMTQMDLYEANVGDQAGQRSKKVSQIRIRKTVPKPDTNLTPMGLPKPKRLKKKEFSLEEIYTNKNYKSPTPNRSLETIFEEPKEKNGALVCIGHQKRKRVLDFPDFTLPRKRKAKTNLGPLRVKGPRGRARRGKHDEADLDIMLIERLTELEDYFTRQGLEV; encoded by the exons ATGATGCTGTCCAATCCTCCGGCTGAACAAAAAGGGACAGAGCAGGTGCCTGCTTCTGCTGCTGGTCCATGCCAACGTTCTGCTCAGTCCTCACTTTATCATGAGCAGCTGATCATGGGATGCAGGGATGAGATTGAATCTGGTGAGAGAGAGCTGTCCACAAACTTTGAGAAAG ATGGCAAGTACAGAGATCCAAAAACGTGGACATCTGGCACCTTCAATTTTGATCCTCCAGTTGGCCCATCAGGAGAGCAACTTCTTGAAAAACTTCTTGTTTCTCATCAGACCGAGATGAAACTTCTGCTGACAGATACCTTCGGCTCTCTCACTCAGCGTCTAGAGGCCGTGGAGAAGAAGGTGGACCAGCTGTGTTCACAAAGCAGTGCACATACCCGCAGTTTGGCTCAGCTACACAGTAAAGTTGGCCAGCTGGGCAGGGACTTGTCATTTGGTGTGTCACCTGCGTGTGGTCTTG GAGAGGACTCAAAAGtaccaaaaaacaacaaaggaATCATCTCAAATATCTCTTCCTCTAGGCTACATTCTTTTCTCAATACACTGTCCCCGGAAGCAAAAGAGAACCCTGTGTGTTCATGGCTAATTTCAACTCCTTCCCAGACCACGCAAAGTCCTGTCTGTAAGCCGGAGGAAACAAGTTGTCAAAAACTGCCCTGGGATTGCAGTGGCTCCCCATTTGAAATGCTAAAACCTTGCTCTTCAGGACAAATTGAAAACTGTTCGCAGGGTGTCTATTCACCTGTGTCTGACTTTGATGACCTGGAGATGGAACTGGTAGCTGAAAAGGACAGAGACGCATTAAGTTTATTGGTTAATTCTGTGATAAGTAGCCCAGAGCAGAATGACAACCAGGAAGTACACTCCTCGGATAATGTGGAGAATGAAAAGTCCTGTCAGGAAGATATCAAGAATAGTCAATGTTTACATGTACTGAAACACCCCCAGGTGCCTCCCTTTAGCACTCAATTTCTCAGATCTTCAGCTCGTAATGGCTTAAAGTCTGATACAAATATAGATccactttattcattttcaaaagtAATGAAATCGAATACATCTGAGAAAGCGAGTAAAGTCAATGGTGAAACTAGCCAATCGTTGAAGAAAATATCCTTTTCTTTAACATCTAAGATGCTTGGAACACAGCCCTACCCCTCAACAGAAGGAAGCGGGGAGAAAGATAGAATGCCCTTAAACAATGAGAAGCCATTCTCAACAAGGGATTTCACTACCTcattgagtaaaagtacaacCGTCCCTGAGAGATTCACTACTTCAAGAGATGAAAGAGAGTCTGCAGAGAGCACAAAGGTATATAGTACGAGACAGCAGTTTAGTGAGGGTAAAGGTATCGATCAGTTTTCATGCCCATTAAAACACCCTTTTCAGGGGTCATCAGTCTTGCCATACTGTGAACAAGCTTTATCAAACCAGTTGGTAAAAAGTGAAGATGATCCAACAACACCTAAACACTGTAATTTCCATCTCTCTGGGCCAAGAAATGGCTCATCTATAACATTCAACGTAGAACACAAGTCTAACCACGATACTGACAAACTTTTGAATCATCTGTCTGACACTGCTCATCGCTTAGTGTCCAGCAGTTCTTCCAGAAATGATCTGGCACTGCAAAGCAAATGGACTGGTTACAGCAGAAATGGAGCAAAGGTTAAACACTACAGCGGGAAGAATCATCACCTTCCAGGATTTTACTCTTATAAAGTGGGTGAAACCCTTTCTCTGGATAAAGAAACACCAAATCCTTGCCATATAGTCCCAGTCTCTCCTCGGTTGACTGGCACTCTTCCTTGTTCTTCTCATGCGTTACCTTTGCTGGATAAAGAGTCTGTGTGTTGCCCTAGCTTATCTCAACTTTTTCGTCCCACCAATCAGTCTACGTCTGCTCTAAGCAAAGGGAGTTTCTCTGGTGCAGGTGTTAGTACCTTCCTAGCTTTATCTTCTCCAACGTCCTTCAGGTTGTGGTTTCGGCACAGGCGGCTCAACTTTCCCCTCATGCAGTTATCATGTCCAGGCGTCCACACGGTTGTCAGTCGGATTTTGGGCCGGTGTAAGTGCCAACCTTTTCCACCTCTGGTCGACCACACAGCTCCACCAGGACTGGACAATGATCACCA CTATGCACAACGGTCCGGTCAAGAAGCTACAAGCAGCAGGAAAAGAGCTTCAGCACG GAAAGTCATATCTTTTTCATCAAAGTGTCACTTGTCAACAAGCCACCTCACACCAGAAAGAAGTGTGGATGACTCCTCTCGACTAAACACTGGTACCAAGCTGGAGGGATTCCCGGCTGAACCGCCGACCAGTTTTGCTATTGTAAGCGCAAATGTCAAATATCCGGGTCTGCATAGTCAAGGAACATCTAGTCAAATGACCCAG ATGGATCTCTATGAGGCTAATGTTGGCGACCAAGCCGGACAGCGGTCCAAAAAGGTCTCCCAGATTCGAATTCGCAAGACGGTTCCCAAACCAGATACCAACCTTACTCCAATGGGACTCCCCAAACCAAAGAG GTTAAAGAAAAAGGAATTCAGCTTAGAAGAAATTTACACCAACAAAAATTATAAGTCTCCAACCCCTAACAG AAGCCTGGAGACGATATTTGAGGAGCCCAAAGAAAAGAATGGCGCACTGGTGTGCATCGGTCATCAGAAGCGAAAACGAGTTCTCGATTTTCCGGATTTTACGCTGCCGAGGAAACGCAAGGCTAAAACAAACCTAGGACCCCTGCGTGTTAAGGGGCCACGGGGACGAGCTCGCAGGGGTAAACACGATGAAGCCGACCTTGACATAATGCTGATTGAGAGGCTTACAGAACTAGAAGACTACTTTACCCGCCAAGGACTTGAGGTTTAG
- the wu:fi75a02 gene encoding uncharacterized protein wu:fi75a02 isoform X4, which translates to MMLSNPPAEQKGTEQVPASAAGPCQRSAQSSLYHEQLIMGCRDEIESDGKYRDPKTWTSGTFNFDPPVGPSGEQLLEKLLVSHQTEMKLLLTDTFGSLTQRLEAVEKKVDQLCSQSSAHTRSLAQLHSKVGQLGRDLSFGVSPACGLGEDSKVPKNNKGIISNISSSRLHSFLNTLSPEAKENPVCSWLISTPSQTTQSPVCKPEETSCQKLPWDCSGSPFEMLKPCSSGQIENCSQGVYSPVSDFDDLEMELVAEKDRDALSLLVNSVISSPEQNDNQEVHSSDNVENEKSCQEDIKNSQCLHVLKHPQVPPFSTQFLRSSARNGLKSDTNIDPLYSFSKVMKSNTSEKASKVNGETSQSLKKISFSLTSKMLGTQPYPSTEGSGEKDRMPLNNEKPFSTRDFTTSLSKSTTVPERFTTSRDERESAESTKVYSTRQQFSEGKGIDQFSCPLKHPFQGSSVLPYCEQALSNQLVKSEDDPTTPKHCNFHLSGPRNGSSITFNVEHKSNHDTDKLLNHLSDTAHRLVSSSSSRNDLALQSKWTGYSRNGAKVKHYSGKNHHLPGFYSYKVGETLSLDKETPNPCHIVPVSPRLTGTLPCSSHALPLLDKESVCCPSLSQLFRPTNQSTSALSKGSFSGAGVSTFLALSSPTSFRLWFRHRRLNFPLMQLSCPGVHTVVSRILGRCKCQPFPPLVDHTAPPGLDNDHHYAQRSGQEATSSRKRASARKVISFSSKCHLSTSHLTPERSVDDSSRLNTGTKLEGFPAEPPTSFAIVSANVKYPGLHSQGTSSQMTQMDLYEANVGDQAGQRSKKVSQIRIRKTVPKPDTNLTPMGLPKPKRLKKKEFSLEEIYTNKNYKSPTPNRSLETIFEEPKEKNGALVCIGHQKRKRVLDFPDFTLPRKRKAKTNLGPLRVKGPRGRARRGKHDEADLDIMLIERLTELEDYFTRQGLEV; encoded by the exons ATGATGCTGTCCAATCCTCCGGCTGAACAAAAAGGGACAGAGCAGGTGCCTGCTTCTGCTGCTGGTCCATGCCAACGTTCTGCTCAGTCCTCACTTTATCATGAGCAGCTGATCATGGGATGCAGGGATGAGATTGAATCTG ATGGCAAGTACAGAGATCCAAAAACGTGGACATCTGGCACCTTCAATTTTGATCCTCCAGTTGGCCCATCAGGAGAGCAACTTCTTGAAAAACTTCTTGTTTCTCATCAGACCGAGATGAAACTTCTGCTGACAGATACCTTCGGCTCTCTCACTCAGCGTCTAGAGGCCGTGGAGAAGAAGGTGGACCAGCTGTGTTCACAAAGCAGTGCACATACCCGCAGTTTGGCTCAGCTACACAGTAAAGTTGGCCAGCTGGGCAGGGACTTGTCATTTGGTGTGTCACCTGCGTGTGGTCTTG GAGAGGACTCAAAAGtaccaaaaaacaacaaaggaATCATCTCAAATATCTCTTCCTCTAGGCTACATTCTTTTCTCAATACACTGTCCCCGGAAGCAAAAGAGAACCCTGTGTGTTCATGGCTAATTTCAACTCCTTCCCAGACCACGCAAAGTCCTGTCTGTAAGCCGGAGGAAACAAGTTGTCAAAAACTGCCCTGGGATTGCAGTGGCTCCCCATTTGAAATGCTAAAACCTTGCTCTTCAGGACAAATTGAAAACTGTTCGCAGGGTGTCTATTCACCTGTGTCTGACTTTGATGACCTGGAGATGGAACTGGTAGCTGAAAAGGACAGAGACGCATTAAGTTTATTGGTTAATTCTGTGATAAGTAGCCCAGAGCAGAATGACAACCAGGAAGTACACTCCTCGGATAATGTGGAGAATGAAAAGTCCTGTCAGGAAGATATCAAGAATAGTCAATGTTTACATGTACTGAAACACCCCCAGGTGCCTCCCTTTAGCACTCAATTTCTCAGATCTTCAGCTCGTAATGGCTTAAAGTCTGATACAAATATAGATccactttattcattttcaaaagtAATGAAATCGAATACATCTGAGAAAGCGAGTAAAGTCAATGGTGAAACTAGCCAATCGTTGAAGAAAATATCCTTTTCTTTAACATCTAAGATGCTTGGAACACAGCCCTACCCCTCAACAGAAGGAAGCGGGGAGAAAGATAGAATGCCCTTAAACAATGAGAAGCCATTCTCAACAAGGGATTTCACTACCTcattgagtaaaagtacaacCGTCCCTGAGAGATTCACTACTTCAAGAGATGAAAGAGAGTCTGCAGAGAGCACAAAGGTATATAGTACGAGACAGCAGTTTAGTGAGGGTAAAGGTATCGATCAGTTTTCATGCCCATTAAAACACCCTTTTCAGGGGTCATCAGTCTTGCCATACTGTGAACAAGCTTTATCAAACCAGTTGGTAAAAAGTGAAGATGATCCAACAACACCTAAACACTGTAATTTCCATCTCTCTGGGCCAAGAAATGGCTCATCTATAACATTCAACGTAGAACACAAGTCTAACCACGATACTGACAAACTTTTGAATCATCTGTCTGACACTGCTCATCGCTTAGTGTCCAGCAGTTCTTCCAGAAATGATCTGGCACTGCAAAGCAAATGGACTGGTTACAGCAGAAATGGAGCAAAGGTTAAACACTACAGCGGGAAGAATCATCACCTTCCAGGATTTTACTCTTATAAAGTGGGTGAAACCCTTTCTCTGGATAAAGAAACACCAAATCCTTGCCATATAGTCCCAGTCTCTCCTCGGTTGACTGGCACTCTTCCTTGTTCTTCTCATGCGTTACCTTTGCTGGATAAAGAGTCTGTGTGTTGCCCTAGCTTATCTCAACTTTTTCGTCCCACCAATCAGTCTACGTCTGCTCTAAGCAAAGGGAGTTTCTCTGGTGCAGGTGTTAGTACCTTCCTAGCTTTATCTTCTCCAACGTCCTTCAGGTTGTGGTTTCGGCACAGGCGGCTCAACTTTCCCCTCATGCAGTTATCATGTCCAGGCGTCCACACGGTTGTCAGTCGGATTTTGGGCCGGTGTAAGTGCCAACCTTTTCCACCTCTGGTCGACCACACAGCTCCACCAGGACTGGACAATGATCACCA CTATGCACAACGGTCCGGTCAAGAAGCTACAAGCAGCAGGAAAAGAGCTTCAGCACG GAAAGTCATATCTTTTTCATCAAAGTGTCACTTGTCAACAAGCCACCTCACACCAGAAAGAAGTGTGGATGACTCCTCTCGACTAAACACTGGTACCAAGCTGGAGGGATTCCCGGCTGAACCGCCGACCAGTTTTGCTATTGTAAGCGCAAATGTCAAATATCCGGGTCTGCATAGTCAAGGAACATCTAGTCAAATGACCCAG ATGGATCTCTATGAGGCTAATGTTGGCGACCAAGCCGGACAGCGGTCCAAAAAGGTCTCCCAGATTCGAATTCGCAAGACGGTTCCCAAACCAGATACCAACCTTACTCCAATGGGACTCCCCAAACCAAAGAG GTTAAAGAAAAAGGAATTCAGCTTAGAAGAAATTTACACCAACAAAAATTATAAGTCTCCAACCCCTAACAG AAGCCTGGAGACGATATTTGAGGAGCCCAAAGAAAAGAATGGCGCACTGGTGTGCATCGGTCATCAGAAGCGAAAACGAGTTCTCGATTTTCCGGATTTTACGCTGCCGAGGAAACGCAAGGCTAAAACAAACCTAGGACCCCTGCGTGTTAAGGGGCCACGGGGACGAGCTCGCAGGGGTAAACACGATGAAGCCGACCTTGACATAATGCTGATTGAGAGGCTTACAGAACTAGAAGACTACTTTACCCGCCAAGGACTTGAGGTTTAG
- the wu:fi75a02 gene encoding uncharacterized protein wu:fi75a02 isoform X3, translating into MMLSNPPAEQKGTEQVPASAAGPCQRSAQSSLYHEQLIMGCRDEIESGERELSTNFEKDGKYRDPKTWTSGTFNFDPPVGPSGEQLLEKLLVSHQTEMKLLLTDTFGSLTQRLEAVEKKVDQLCSQSSAHTRSLAQLHSKVGQLGRDLSFGEDSKVPKNNKGIISNISSSRLHSFLNTLSPEAKENPVCSWLISTPSQTTQSPVCKPEETSCQKLPWDCSGSPFEMLKPCSSGQIENCSQGVYSPVSDFDDLEMELVAEKDRDALSLLVNSVISSPEQNDNQEVHSSDNVENEKSCQEDIKNSQCLHVLKHPQVPPFSTQFLRSSARNGLKSDTNIDPLYSFSKVMKSNTSEKASKVNGETSQSLKKISFSLTSKMLGTQPYPSTEGSGEKDRMPLNNEKPFSTRDFTTSLSKSTTVPERFTTSRDERESAESTKVYSTRQQFSEGKGIDQFSCPLKHPFQGSSVLPYCEQALSNQLVKSEDDPTTPKHCNFHLSGPRNGSSITFNVEHKSNHDTDKLLNHLSDTAHRLVSSSSSRNDLALQSKWTGYSRNGAKVKHYSGKNHHLPGFYSYKVGETLSLDKETPNPCHIVPVSPRLTGTLPCSSHALPLLDKESVCCPSLSQLFRPTNQSTSALSKGSFSGAGVSTFLALSSPTSFRLWFRHRRLNFPLMQLSCPGVHTVVSRILGRCKCQPFPPLVDHTAPPGLDNDHHYAQRSGQEATSSRKRASARKVISFSSKCHLSTSHLTPERSVDDSSRLNTGTKLEGFPAEPPTSFAIVSANVKYPGLHSQGTSSQMTQMDLYEANVGDQAGQRSKKVSQIRIRKTVPKPDTNLTPMGLPKPKRLKKKEFSLEEIYTNKNYKSPTPNRSLETIFEEPKEKNGALVCIGHQKRKRVLDFPDFTLPRKRKAKTNLGPLRVKGPRGRARRGKHDEADLDIMLIERLTELEDYFTRQGLEV; encoded by the exons ATGATGCTGTCCAATCCTCCGGCTGAACAAAAAGGGACAGAGCAGGTGCCTGCTTCTGCTGCTGGTCCATGCCAACGTTCTGCTCAGTCCTCACTTTATCATGAGCAGCTGATCATGGGATGCAGGGATGAGATTGAATCTGGTGAGAGAGAGCTGTCCACAAACTTTGAGAAAG ATGGCAAGTACAGAGATCCAAAAACGTGGACATCTGGCACCTTCAATTTTGATCCTCCAGTTGGCCCATCAGGAGAGCAACTTCTTGAAAAACTTCTTGTTTCTCATCAGACCGAGATGAAACTTCTGCTGACAGATACCTTCGGCTCTCTCACTCAGCGTCTAGAGGCCGTGGAGAAGAAGGTGGACCAGCTGTGTTCACAAAGCAGTGCACATACCCGCAGTTTGGCTCAGCTACACAGTAAAGTTGGCCAGCTGGGCAGGGACTTGTCATTTG GAGAGGACTCAAAAGtaccaaaaaacaacaaaggaATCATCTCAAATATCTCTTCCTCTAGGCTACATTCTTTTCTCAATACACTGTCCCCGGAAGCAAAAGAGAACCCTGTGTGTTCATGGCTAATTTCAACTCCTTCCCAGACCACGCAAAGTCCTGTCTGTAAGCCGGAGGAAACAAGTTGTCAAAAACTGCCCTGGGATTGCAGTGGCTCCCCATTTGAAATGCTAAAACCTTGCTCTTCAGGACAAATTGAAAACTGTTCGCAGGGTGTCTATTCACCTGTGTCTGACTTTGATGACCTGGAGATGGAACTGGTAGCTGAAAAGGACAGAGACGCATTAAGTTTATTGGTTAATTCTGTGATAAGTAGCCCAGAGCAGAATGACAACCAGGAAGTACACTCCTCGGATAATGTGGAGAATGAAAAGTCCTGTCAGGAAGATATCAAGAATAGTCAATGTTTACATGTACTGAAACACCCCCAGGTGCCTCCCTTTAGCACTCAATTTCTCAGATCTTCAGCTCGTAATGGCTTAAAGTCTGATACAAATATAGATccactttattcattttcaaaagtAATGAAATCGAATACATCTGAGAAAGCGAGTAAAGTCAATGGTGAAACTAGCCAATCGTTGAAGAAAATATCCTTTTCTTTAACATCTAAGATGCTTGGAACACAGCCCTACCCCTCAACAGAAGGAAGCGGGGAGAAAGATAGAATGCCCTTAAACAATGAGAAGCCATTCTCAACAAGGGATTTCACTACCTcattgagtaaaagtacaacCGTCCCTGAGAGATTCACTACTTCAAGAGATGAAAGAGAGTCTGCAGAGAGCACAAAGGTATATAGTACGAGACAGCAGTTTAGTGAGGGTAAAGGTATCGATCAGTTTTCATGCCCATTAAAACACCCTTTTCAGGGGTCATCAGTCTTGCCATACTGTGAACAAGCTTTATCAAACCAGTTGGTAAAAAGTGAAGATGATCCAACAACACCTAAACACTGTAATTTCCATCTCTCTGGGCCAAGAAATGGCTCATCTATAACATTCAACGTAGAACACAAGTCTAACCACGATACTGACAAACTTTTGAATCATCTGTCTGACACTGCTCATCGCTTAGTGTCCAGCAGTTCTTCCAGAAATGATCTGGCACTGCAAAGCAAATGGACTGGTTACAGCAGAAATGGAGCAAAGGTTAAACACTACAGCGGGAAGAATCATCACCTTCCAGGATTTTACTCTTATAAAGTGGGTGAAACCCTTTCTCTGGATAAAGAAACACCAAATCCTTGCCATATAGTCCCAGTCTCTCCTCGGTTGACTGGCACTCTTCCTTGTTCTTCTCATGCGTTACCTTTGCTGGATAAAGAGTCTGTGTGTTGCCCTAGCTTATCTCAACTTTTTCGTCCCACCAATCAGTCTACGTCTGCTCTAAGCAAAGGGAGTTTCTCTGGTGCAGGTGTTAGTACCTTCCTAGCTTTATCTTCTCCAACGTCCTTCAGGTTGTGGTTTCGGCACAGGCGGCTCAACTTTCCCCTCATGCAGTTATCATGTCCAGGCGTCCACACGGTTGTCAGTCGGATTTTGGGCCGGTGTAAGTGCCAACCTTTTCCACCTCTGGTCGACCACACAGCTCCACCAGGACTGGACAATGATCACCA CTATGCACAACGGTCCGGTCAAGAAGCTACAAGCAGCAGGAAAAGAGCTTCAGCACG GAAAGTCATATCTTTTTCATCAAAGTGTCACTTGTCAACAAGCCACCTCACACCAGAAAGAAGTGTGGATGACTCCTCTCGACTAAACACTGGTACCAAGCTGGAGGGATTCCCGGCTGAACCGCCGACCAGTTTTGCTATTGTAAGCGCAAATGTCAAATATCCGGGTCTGCATAGTCAAGGAACATCTAGTCAAATGACCCAG ATGGATCTCTATGAGGCTAATGTTGGCGACCAAGCCGGACAGCGGTCCAAAAAGGTCTCCCAGATTCGAATTCGCAAGACGGTTCCCAAACCAGATACCAACCTTACTCCAATGGGACTCCCCAAACCAAAGAG GTTAAAGAAAAAGGAATTCAGCTTAGAAGAAATTTACACCAACAAAAATTATAAGTCTCCAACCCCTAACAG AAGCCTGGAGACGATATTTGAGGAGCCCAAAGAAAAGAATGGCGCACTGGTGTGCATCGGTCATCAGAAGCGAAAACGAGTTCTCGATTTTCCGGATTTTACGCTGCCGAGGAAACGCAAGGCTAAAACAAACCTAGGACCCCTGCGTGTTAAGGGGCCACGGGGACGAGCTCGCAGGGGTAAACACGATGAAGCCGACCTTGACATAATGCTGATTGAGAGGCTTACAGAACTAGAAGACTACTTTACCCGCCAAGGACTTGAGGTTTAG